A genome region from Penaeus chinensis breed Huanghai No. 1 chromosome 22, ASM1920278v2, whole genome shotgun sequence includes the following:
- the LOC125037163 gene encoding breast carcinoma-amplified sequence 1 homolog, with translation MRRKEVVNMTSVIGTKFSLSSFYGKEEKNQMMYKMRLNVLNKSQGMKKAAGTAIRKGRVKMSTKYDELKTLDSFYATPSPVKPKKVKVQKKKLRQSSNKSLEARNPRPSRQASAAASEKMASFAAQLDDDIDDVLPDRPNSIKLKKRTFKEAQECWSSDDDDDNNWIPRTSKGTVAKKRTVPEPPPPEPVLSEYEKSAQEKIAQRQKFLEELGILQMKRELQKIPKSIPTPPQKKEHRQSACNDIGMTQDEAALPTAQIKEPVRDESDTAQSSSDQKLEDSLAPDSPLATEERKALEVERCPPSIESQDSNSGTQDSASKHPVAPSIHKPSKRRSPMKAKQVKASNSVPKVLKTLRATAAKATEQAKATKGLPRTLKQNLDELVKPGSHPRRILNTLADTKRKIRRKLT, from the exons atgaggagaaaagaggtTGTAAATATGACGAGTGTGATAGGGAcaaagttttctctctcttctttctacgggaaggaggaaaag AACCAAATGATGTACAAAATGAGATTAAATGTTTTGAATAAATCACAAGGGATGAAAAAGGCAGCCGGGACAGCTATAAGGAAAGGCCGAGTAAAGATGTCAACGAAATATGACGAGCTTAAAACACTGGACTCCTTTTATGCGACTCCATCACCTGTAAAACCCAAgaag GtcaaagtacagaaaaaaaaattaagacagtCTAGCAACAAAAGCCTCGAAGCACGAAACCCCAGACCCTCAAGACAAGCATCGGCAGCTGCCTCAGAGAAGATGGCTTCTTTTGCGGCACAGTtggatgatgacattgatgatgttcTCCCTGACCGCCCCAATTCAATTAAG TTGAAGAAAAGGACTTTCAAAGAAGCACAGGAATGCTGGTCttcggatgatgatgatgacaataactggATTCCAAGGACCTCAAAGGGCACTGTGGCCAAG aaaAGGACAGTACCAGAACCACCTCCGCCAGAACCAGTTTTGTCTGAATATGAGAAATCTGCACAGGAGAAAATTGCTCAGCGTCAAAAGTTCCTTGAAGAACTTGGAATTCTGCAAATGAAGAGAGAGCTGCAGAAGATCCCCAAATCAATACCTACTCCACCACAGAAAAAGGAACATAGGCAGTCTGCATGCAATGATATAGGAATGACGCAGGATGAGGCAGCTCTTCCTACAGCCCAAATTAAAGAACCAGTCAGAGATGAGAGTGACACGGCACAATCCTCATCCGACCAGAAGCTGGAAGATTCTCTAGCTCCAGACTCTCCACTAGCAACTGAAGAAAGGAAGGCTTTAGAAGTGGAAAGGTGCCCTCCTTCCATTGAATCTCAAGACTCTAACTCAGGCACTCAGGACTCGGCATCAAAACACCCTGTTGCCCCTAGCATCCACAAACCTTCCAAGAGGAGGTCACCCATGAAAGCAAAGCAAGTGAAGGCATCAAACAGTGTGCCGAAGGTACTGAAGACTCTGAGGGCCACTGCAGCGAAGGCCACAGAGCAGGCCAAGGCAACAAAGGGTCTTCCACGCACACTGAAGCAGAACCTAGATGAACTTGTGAAGCCTGGATCTCACCCTAGACGGATTCTTAACACTCTAGCTGACACCAAGCGGAAGATCAGAAGAAAATTGACTTAA